One window of the Pseudomonas knackmussii B13 genome contains the following:
- the bcsQ gene encoding cellulose biosynthesis protein BcsQ gives MYRSDDISNLFRKLGESAESYREIEPELDYVEEPPLAAACVSAALAVAAPAVAAQPATADTNAPAPAPGAPLASRPRTLSDLLAEATRRRESLQSPEFAPQQHGKGSPRVITLVSGKGGVGRSTLVAALACALQNEKGRTLALDLDPQNALCLHLGGDAEQPGLIQGNSEGLSWDTLVQRGFAHSQYLPYGSASLEQQRALEQRLRDDPQWLARHLAQLGLDANDRVIIDTPAGASAYLDQALAVADLVLVVTLADAASYHALNHLERLLAPNHQREDAAPCHYLINQLDNSRAFSLDMAEVLQGHLGERLLGMVQLDHYLGESLAYARNPFAREPVTPGCRDLLGAAANLSEALRQTARQESTLS, from the coding sequence ATGTACCGTTCGGACGATATATCGAACCTCTTCCGCAAGCTCGGCGAGAGCGCGGAAAGCTACCGGGAAATCGAACCCGAGCTCGACTACGTCGAGGAGCCACCCCTGGCCGCCGCGTGCGTTTCCGCGGCGCTTGCCGTGGCTGCCCCCGCAGTCGCCGCGCAGCCGGCGACCGCCGACACCAACGCACCTGCGCCCGCCCCCGGTGCGCCCCTCGCCTCACGCCCGCGCACCCTGAGCGACTTGCTGGCCGAGGCCACCCGCCGCCGCGAAAGCCTGCAGTCCCCAGAGTTCGCTCCACAGCAACACGGCAAGGGCAGCCCACGCGTCATCACACTGGTTTCCGGCAAGGGCGGCGTCGGTCGCAGCACCCTGGTCGCCGCCCTCGCCTGCGCCCTGCAGAACGAAAAGGGCCGCACTCTCGCTCTCGACCTCGACCCGCAGAACGCCCTCTGCCTGCACCTGGGCGGCGATGCCGAGCAACCCGGTCTGATTCAGGGCAACAGCGAAGGACTGAGCTGGGACACCCTGGTGCAACGCGGCTTCGCCCACAGCCAGTACCTGCCCTACGGCTCCGCGAGCCTCGAGCAGCAGCGCGCGCTGGAACAGCGCCTGCGCGACGACCCGCAGTGGCTGGCCCGGCACCTGGCGCAACTCGGCCTGGATGCGAACGACCGGGTGATCATCGACACCCCCGCCGGTGCCTCCGCCTACCTCGACCAGGCCCTGGCCGTGGCCGACCTGGTGCTGGTGGTGACGCTCGCCGACGCCGCCAGCTACCACGCGCTGAATCACCTGGAGCGCCTGCTGGCGCCCAACCACCAGCGCGAAGACGCCGCGCCCTGCCACTACCTGATCAACCAGCTCGACAACAGCCGGGCCTTCAGCCTGGACATGGCCGAGGTCCTGCAAGGCCATCTCGGCGAGCGCCTGCTCGGCATGGTGCAGCTGGACCACTACCTGGGCGAGTCGCTGGCCTACGCGCGCAACCCCTTCGCCCGCGAGCCCGTCACCCCGGGTTGCCGTGACCTGCTCGGGGCTGCGGCGAACCTCAGCGAAGCGTTGCGCCAGACCGCACGCCAGGAGTCGACGCTCTCATGA
- the bcsB gene encoding cellulose biosynthesis cyclic di-GMP-binding regulatory protein BcsB: MIPTAFARLDSRRTLRGALALGSALLCLGTPPLAAWADTATPAAAAQPAAVEAPAAAPEAAPGGLEYALTLKQLGRRDTLNLQGTESSDVVTFGVRADQVVTGAQLVLDYSYSPALLPDLSQINVLVNEEVAASLALPKENAGTPQRTVVNIPPQLITEFNRLRLQFIGHYNMGCEDPLHSSLWAKINTSSELHLQVKQIELKNDLSILPLPFFDRRDSRQLDLPLVFGATPDTGSLEAAGAISSWLGALASYRGANFSANVGQLPEHGNAVVLVLAKEPVQLGDLQVPAAKGPTVSLQSNPRDPFGKLLVISGRDDAELKLAANAVALGSKTLVGPSVVIDHLEALAPRQPYDAPNWLPTNRPVKLGELIDPARLSISGYNPGNISVPMQLPPDLFNWHENGAPLDLKYRYTPQQVSSNSSLLVSFNDSFVKSMPLPSVTSLGGGADLLELLKKDASLPREASALVPLANATPRSQLQLRFMFDYVKQGDCRDIIIDNMRGLIDPDSSLDLSGYKHFIALPNLGVFNDSGFPFTRMADLSESAVVLPDGSGPAEWGAYLTVLGRFGQATGYPATAVSVVAAKDVQGVADKDLLVFSSGDNQPLLKQWLDRLPAINQGDKQRFSLSDLALRARDWIAPSAEADQHKPQVQVSYTGADSSTYLTGFESPLKSGRSVVLIAAAKPESLADASAALIGGDHYQDSIQGSLAVINGKQITSLVADEQYYVGSLGLFKRIQWVLSQNPLLMLLVTLLGLGLVSSLVYLGLRARAQKRLA, encoded by the coding sequence ATGATCCCGACCGCCTTCGCACGACTCGATTCGCGCCGCACCCTGCGCGGCGCCCTGGCCCTCGGCTCGGCGCTGCTGTGCCTGGGCACCCCACCCCTGGCGGCCTGGGCCGATACCGCCACCCCTGCCGCGGCCGCTCAGCCGGCTGCAGTCGAAGCACCGGCGGCCGCGCCTGAAGCGGCGCCCGGCGGCCTGGAATACGCGCTGACGCTCAAGCAGCTCGGCCGCCGCGACACCCTCAACCTGCAGGGCACCGAGTCCTCCGACGTGGTCACCTTTGGCGTGCGCGCCGACCAGGTGGTGACCGGCGCGCAGCTGGTGCTCGACTACAGCTACTCGCCGGCGCTGCTGCCGGACCTGTCGCAGATCAACGTGCTGGTCAACGAGGAAGTGGCCGCGAGCCTGGCGCTGCCCAAGGAGAACGCCGGTACGCCGCAGCGCACCGTGGTGAACATCCCGCCGCAACTGATCACCGAGTTCAACCGCCTGCGCCTGCAGTTCATCGGCCACTACAACATGGGTTGCGAAGACCCGCTGCACAGCAGCCTGTGGGCGAAGATCAACACCAGCAGCGAGCTGCACCTGCAGGTCAAGCAGATCGAACTGAAGAACGACCTGTCGATCCTCCCGCTGCCCTTCTTCGACCGCCGCGACTCGCGCCAACTCGACCTGCCGCTGGTGTTCGGCGCCACGCCCGACACCGGCAGCCTGGAAGCCGCAGGCGCCATCTCCTCGTGGCTGGGCGCGCTCGCGTCCTACCGTGGCGCGAACTTCAGCGCCAACGTCGGCCAGTTGCCGGAGCACGGCAACGCCGTGGTCCTGGTCCTGGCCAAGGAGCCAGTGCAACTGGGCGATCTGCAAGTGCCGGCGGCCAAGGGCCCGACCGTCAGCCTGCAAAGCAACCCGCGCGACCCGTTCGGCAAGCTGCTGGTGATCAGTGGCCGCGACGACGCCGAGCTCAAGCTCGCCGCCAACGCCGTGGCCCTGGGCAGCAAGACCCTGGTCGGCCCCAGCGTGGTCATCGACCACCTCGAAGCCCTGGCGCCGCGCCAACCCTACGACGCGCCGAACTGGCTGCCGACCAACCGCCCGGTCAAGCTCGGCGAGCTGATCGACCCCGCGCGCCTGAGCATCTCCGGCTACAACCCGGGCAACATCAGCGTGCCCATGCAGCTGCCGCCGGACCTGTTCAACTGGCACGAGAACGGCGCGCCGCTGGACCTGAAATACCGCTACACGCCGCAGCAGGTGTCGAGCAATTCGTCGCTGCTGGTCAGCTTCAACGACAGCTTCGTCAAGTCCATGCCGCTGCCCTCGGTCACCAGCCTGGGCGGCGGCGCCGACCTGCTGGAACTGCTGAAGAAGGACGCCAGCCTGCCGCGCGAAGCCAGCGCGCTGGTGCCGCTGGCCAACGCCACGCCGCGTTCGCAGCTGCAACTGCGCTTCATGTTCGACTACGTCAAGCAGGGCGACTGCCGCGACATCATCATCGACAACATGCGCGGCCTGATCGACCCGGACTCCAGCCTCGACCTGAGCGGCTACAAGCACTTCATCGCCCTGCCCAACCTGGGCGTGTTCAACGACAGCGGCTTCCCCTTCACGCGCATGGCCGACCTCTCGGAAAGCGCCGTGGTCCTGCCCGACGGCAGCGGCCCGGCCGAATGGGGCGCCTACCTGACCGTGCTCGGCCGCTTCGGCCAGGCCACCGGCTACCCGGCCACCGCCGTGAGCGTGGTCGCGGCCAAGGACGTACAGGGCGTCGCCGACAAGGACCTGCTGGTGTTCTCCTCCGGCGACAACCAGCCGCTGCTCAAGCAATGGCTCGACCGCCTGCCGGCGATCAACCAGGGCGACAAACAGCGCTTCTCGCTATCCGACCTGGCGCTGCGCGCGCGTGACTGGATCGCGCCCTCGGCCGAAGCCGACCAGCACAAGCCGCAGGTGCAGGTGAGCTACACCGGCGCCGACAGCAGCACCTACCTGACCGGCTTCGAGTCGCCGCTCAAGTCCGGCCGCAGCGTGGTGCTGATCGCCGCCGCCAAGCCCGAGTCGCTGGCCGATGCCAGTGCCGCGCTGATCGGTGGCGACCACTACCAGGACAGCATCCAGGGCAGCCTCGCGGTCATCAACGGCAAGCAGATCACCTCGCTGGTGGCCGACGAGCAGTACTACGTGGGCAGCCTCGGCCTGTTCAAGCGCATCCAGTGGGTGCTCTCGCAGAACCCGCTGCTGATGCTGCTGGTCACCCTGCTCGGCCTCGGTCTGGTCAGCAGCCTGGTCTACCTCGGCCTGCGCGCCCGCGCGCAGAAGCGACTCGCCTGA
- the bcsZ gene encoding cellulose synthase complex periplasmic endoglucanase BcsZ translates to MRTAAMRLRLLPRRLLRFAALAALLPLGAQAASCDTRTWPLWQDYAQRFVQADGRMLGSSMDPNQSSSEGQSYGMFFALVANDPQTFERLWQWTKANMAGSDLAHNLPGWLWGKTAKNTWELLDRNDASDADLWFAYALLEADRLWQKPAYRAEAQQLLGNVERTLIKDVPGLGRMLLPGPVGYEHPDQLWRFNASYLPIPLLRRFAAVRPEGHWNEVAQSTAKMIADKDMNPFGFVPDWIGYRGTGAHSGRFGSDPFSSDIGSYDAIRTYLWAGVMPAADPLRKTLLEHLDGMAKATAANGVPPEKVHVLTRTFDGNGFYGFSAAVVPLLRAQGLDAAADKQQAIVDQALRNYADPKNPAYQMPQYYHVMLSLFSLGWTEERYQFTADGTLEPSWEAACAGKP, encoded by the coding sequence ATGAGGACCGCCGCCATGCGCCTTCGTCTCCTGCCACGACGCCTGCTGCGCTTCGCCGCGCTCGCCGCCCTGCTGCCGCTGGGCGCCCAGGCCGCAAGCTGCGATACCCGCACCTGGCCGCTGTGGCAGGACTACGCGCAGCGTTTCGTGCAGGCCGACGGGCGCATGCTCGGGTCGAGCATGGACCCGAACCAGAGCAGCTCCGAGGGCCAGTCCTACGGCATGTTCTTCGCCCTGGTGGCGAACGATCCGCAGACCTTCGAGCGCCTCTGGCAATGGACCAAGGCCAACATGGCCGGCTCCGATCTCGCCCACAACCTGCCCGGCTGGCTATGGGGCAAGACCGCGAAAAATACCTGGGAGCTGCTCGACCGCAACGACGCCAGCGACGCCGACCTGTGGTTCGCCTACGCCCTGCTGGAGGCCGACCGCCTCTGGCAGAAGCCGGCCTACCGGGCCGAGGCGCAGCAGCTGCTGGGCAACGTCGAGCGCACCCTGATCAAGGACGTCCCTGGCCTCGGCCGCATGCTGCTGCCCGGCCCGGTGGGCTACGAGCATCCCGACCAGCTGTGGCGCTTCAACGCCAGCTACCTGCCGATCCCGCTGCTGCGCCGCTTCGCCGCCGTGCGCCCCGAAGGCCACTGGAACGAAGTCGCGCAGAGCACGGCGAAGATGATCGCCGACAAGGACATGAACCCCTTCGGCTTCGTCCCCGACTGGATCGGCTATCGCGGCACCGGCGCACACAGCGGGCGCTTCGGCAGCGACCCGTTCAGCAGCGACATCGGCAGCTACGACGCCATCCGCACCTACCTCTGGGCTGGCGTCATGCCTGCTGCAGACCCACTGCGCAAAACCCTGCTCGAACACCTCGACGGCATGGCCAAGGCCACCGCCGCCAATGGCGTGCCACCGGAGAAGGTCCACGTGCTGACCCGCACCTTCGACGGCAACGGCTTCTACGGCTTCTCCGCCGCCGTGGTGCCGTTGCTGCGCGCCCAAGGCCTCGACGCCGCGGCCGACAAGCAGCAAGCCATCGTCGACCAGGCGCTGCGCAACTACGCCGATCCCAAGAACCCTGCCTACCAGATGCCGCAGTACTACCACGTGATGCTCAGCCTGTTCTCCCTCGGCTGGACCGAGGAACGCTACCAGTTCACCGCCGACGGCACCCTCGAGCCGTCCTGGGAGGCCGCATGCGCCGGCAAGCCCTAG
- a CDS encoding cellulose biosynthesis protein BcsC: MRRQALALAVLAALVANGAHAAGDNDPQALLIQQGYYWQAKEHPERAAEAWQKLLNIAPEQPDGLYGLGLIALQRKQLPEARGYLDRLQALKPLPRQALQLEQDIALSPPEKQQQLEQARELSDAGKRDEAVAVYRQLFEGRQPQGLIAREYYNTLGFTDSGWAESRAGLERLRKERPDDAVLDLFLALHLARHPENRTEGIRALARLSHNPDIGGNADETWRFALQWLGPPSRDQVSLFQQYLQAHPDDAEIRALMNKGIAQGEKGPGWSRDPHVARGLKALDANDLVTAESEFQARLKDQPRDFDALGGMGIVRQQQKRLDEARDYLQRAVALPGGSQWQSALEEVRYWSLLADADTAQRAGRFDEARAAIDKAIAKNPRNPAGPTARAGLDARTDHLDEAEAGYRQVLASTPDYPDAISGLVNVLSKNGKADEALRMIDGLTPAQRERLPASVHVRALRAAQVAKLAERRGDLPAAQKAYKEALADDPQDAWTRFALARVYLRSGQAQAARDLVDEQVRKRPEDPDALYSSALLSAELSEWLKAQRSLAKIPPTKRNADMNQLERDVRLHVQTEQAVEMARRGQRQDAWTQLDRAAPLAGDKPERVAVLASAYAEAGNPDKGIQLMRERLQRDTPPSAKLQLLNAGVLLKADHDAEAGDILRELKGQDLDEDTRKQYADLLYLYRVKQADRLREKNDLVAAYDMLSPALAQRPHDAQAVSSLARMYSTSGDNAKARQLYQPLLAGDPNNASLHLGLADIAMQGRDYAQADASVKKALALEPDIPQTLTHSARIYRGMGKTGEARKLLNKALEIEKRETLASNLGAPAIDPPPRSDNPFVGLPGQRKQATLLASADLVPPPVSSSPSERERSVPGAADSSEAAPLLLAKNDLYATDASSGDQPSPARKTLDEIAQERAGYVNQGLTVRNNNNEKGLGKLTDIETPFELGLPIGEDSESLALRVTPVWLESGTPKDYSLAQFGTSGLDSVGRQKDNGVGFALAYRDKDQGLKADAGVSPIGFTYSTFVGGISLERPFDSDPESRYAIGVSRRPVTDSLTSFAGSRDSRTGVEWGGVTANGVRGELSHDDQQTGVYGYAAAHRLIGHNVDDNNRFELGSGIYWYLRNTEDSTLTLGLSGSALHYSDNQSFYTYGHGGYFSPQKFFSLGVPVNWAQRTDRFTYRLSGSVGVQYIDQDGAEIFPGHSQWQPQASAVGLNSYSGENKTGIGYSFNAAGEYRLGSRTFLGGSFGVDNASDYKQYAGSLYLRYMFEDMTGPMSLPVSPYASPYSNPN, translated from the coding sequence ATGCGCCGGCAAGCCCTAGCCCTCGCCGTACTGGCCGCACTGGTCGCCAACGGCGCCCACGCCGCCGGCGACAACGACCCGCAGGCGCTGCTGATCCAGCAGGGCTACTACTGGCAGGCCAAGGAGCACCCCGAGCGGGCCGCCGAGGCCTGGCAGAAGCTGCTCAACATCGCCCCCGAGCAGCCCGACGGCCTCTATGGCCTGGGCCTGATCGCCCTGCAGCGCAAGCAGCTGCCCGAGGCGCGCGGCTACCTCGACCGCCTGCAGGCGCTCAAGCCGCTGCCACGCCAGGCGTTGCAGCTGGAACAGGACATCGCCCTGAGCCCGCCGGAAAAGCAGCAGCAGCTCGAACAGGCGCGCGAACTGAGCGACGCCGGCAAGCGCGACGAAGCCGTCGCCGTCTACCGCCAGCTGTTCGAAGGCCGCCAGCCGCAGGGCCTGATCGCCCGCGAGTACTACAACACCCTTGGCTTCACCGACAGCGGCTGGGCCGAGTCGCGCGCGGGCCTGGAACGGCTGCGCAAGGAACGCCCGGACGACGCCGTCCTCGACCTGTTCCTCGCCCTGCACCTGGCGCGGCATCCGGAGAACCGTACCGAAGGCATCCGCGCCCTGGCGCGGCTGTCGCACAACCCGGACATCGGCGGCAACGCCGACGAAACCTGGCGCTTCGCCCTGCAGTGGCTCGGCCCGCCGTCGCGCGACCAGGTCTCGCTGTTCCAGCAATACCTGCAGGCGCACCCGGACGACGCGGAAATCCGCGCGCTGATGAACAAGGGCATCGCCCAGGGCGAGAAAGGCCCGGGCTGGAGCCGCGACCCGCACGTTGCGCGCGGCCTCAAGGCGCTGGACGCGAATGACCTCGTCACCGCCGAAAGCGAGTTCCAGGCGCGCCTGAAAGACCAGCCGCGCGACTTCGACGCCCTCGGCGGCATGGGCATCGTGCGCCAGCAGCAGAAGCGCCTGGACGAAGCCCGCGACTACCTGCAACGCGCCGTCGCCCTTCCCGGCGGCAGCCAGTGGCAATCGGCCCTGGAAGAAGTGCGCTACTGGAGCCTGCTGGCCGACGCCGACACCGCCCAGCGCGCCGGCAGATTCGACGAAGCCCGCGCGGCCATCGACAAGGCCATCGCCAAGAACCCGCGCAACCCCGCCGGTCCCACCGCCCGCGCCGGGCTGGACGCACGCACCGACCATCTGGACGAAGCCGAGGCCGGCTATCGCCAGGTGCTCGCCAGCACCCCCGACTACCCGGACGCCATCAGCGGCCTGGTCAACGTGCTGTCGAAGAACGGCAAGGCCGACGAGGCCCTGCGCATGATCGACGGCCTGACCCCGGCCCAGCGCGAACGCCTGCCGGCGAGCGTGCACGTGCGTGCCCTTCGCGCCGCCCAGGTAGCCAAGCTGGCCGAGCGCCGCGGCGACCTGCCGGCCGCGCAGAAGGCTTACAAGGAAGCCCTCGCCGACGATCCGCAAGACGCCTGGACGCGCTTCGCCCTGGCCCGCGTCTACCTCCGCTCGGGCCAGGCCCAGGCCGCCCGCGACCTGGTCGACGAACAGGTACGCAAGCGCCCCGAAGACCCCGACGCCCTGTACAGCAGCGCCCTGCTCTCCGCCGAGCTGAGCGAGTGGCTGAAAGCCCAGCGCAGCCTGGCGAAGATTCCGCCGACCAAGCGCAATGCGGATATGAACCAGCTCGAACGCGACGTGCGCCTGCACGTGCAGACCGAGCAAGCAGTGGAAATGGCCCGCCGTGGCCAACGCCAGGACGCCTGGACCCAGCTCGATCGCGCCGCGCCCCTGGCCGGCGACAAGCCCGAGCGCGTCGCCGTGCTCGCCTCCGCCTATGCCGAGGCCGGCAACCCGGACAAGGGCATCCAGCTGATGCGCGAGCGGCTGCAGCGCGACACGCCGCCCAGCGCCAAGCTCCAGCTGCTCAACGCAGGCGTGCTGCTCAAGGCCGACCACGACGCCGAAGCCGGCGACATCCTGCGCGAGCTCAAGGGCCAGGACCTCGACGAGGACACCCGCAAGCAGTACGCCGACCTGCTCTACCTCTACCGGGTCAAGCAGGCCGACCGCCTGCGTGAGAAGAACGACCTGGTGGCGGCCTACGACATGCTCTCCCCGGCCCTCGCCCAGCGTCCGCACGATGCCCAGGCGGTGAGTTCGCTGGCGCGCATGTACTCCACCAGCGGCGACAACGCCAAGGCCCGCCAGCTGTATCAGCCGCTGCTCGCCGGCGACCCGAACAACGCCAGTCTGCACCTGGGCCTGGCCGACATTGCCATGCAGGGCCGCGACTACGCCCAGGCCGACGCATCGGTGAAGAAAGCCCTGGCCCTGGAGCCCGACATCCCGCAGACCCTCACCCACTCCGCACGCATCTACCGCGGCATGGGCAAGACCGGCGAAGCGCGCAAGCTGCTGAACAAGGCGCTGGAAATCGAGAAGCGCGAAACCCTGGCGAGCAACCTCGGCGCCCCGGCCATCGACCCGCCGCCACGCTCGGACAACCCCTTCGTCGGCCTGCCCGGCCAGCGCAAGCAGGCCACCCTCCTGGCCAGCGCCGACCTGGTGCCGCCGCCGGTGTCCAGCTCGCCCAGCGAACGCGAGCGCAGCGTGCCCGGCGCTGCCGACAGCAGCGAAGCCGCCCCGCTGCTCCTGGCGAAGAACGATCTCTATGCCACCGACGCGAGCAGCGGCGACCAGCCGAGCCCGGCACGCAAGACCCTCGACGAGATCGCCCAGGAACGCGCCGGCTACGTCAACCAGGGCCTGACCGTCCGGAACAACAACAACGAGAAGGGCCTGGGCAAGCTCACCGATATCGAGACGCCCTTCGAACTGGGCCTGCCGATTGGCGAGGACAGCGAAAGCCTGGCCCTGCGCGTCACTCCGGTGTGGCTGGAATCCGGCACGCCCAAGGACTACTCCCTGGCGCAGTTCGGCACCAGCGGCCTGGACAGCGTCGGCCGGCAGAAGGACAACGGCGTCGGCTTCGCCCTCGCCTACCGCGACAAGGACCAGGGCCTGAAGGCCGACGCCGGGGTCAGCCCCATCGGCTTCACCTACAGCACCTTCGTCGGCGGCATCAGCCTGGAGCGGCCGTTCGACTCCGACCCCGAATCGCGCTACGCCATCGGCGTGTCGCGGCGCCCGGTCACCGACAGCCTGACCTCATTCGCCGGCTCGCGCGATTCGCGTACCGGTGTCGAATGGGGCGGCGTCACCGCCAACGGCGTGCGCGGCGAGCTGAGCCACGACGACCAGCAGACCGGCGTCTACGGCTACGCCGCGGCGCACCGCCTGATCGGTCACAACGTCGACGACAACAACCGCTTCGAGCTGGGCAGCGGCATCTACTGGTACCTGCGCAACACCGAGGACAGCACCCTCACCCTCGGCCTGAGCGGCAGCGCCCTGCACTACTCGGACAACCAAAGCTTCTACACCTACGGCCACGGCGGCTACTTCAGCCCGCAGAAGTTCTTCTCCCTGGGCGTGCCGGTGAACTGGGCGCAGCGTACCGACCGCTTCACCTACCGCCTCAGCGGCTCGGTGGGCGTGCAGTACATCGACCAGGACGGCGCCGAGATCTTCCCCGGCCACAGCCAATGGCAACCGCAGGCTTCTGCCGTGGGGCTGAACAGCTACTCCGGCGAGAACAAGACCGGCATCGGCTACAGCTTCAACGCCGCCGGCGAGTACCGCCTGGGTTCGCGGACCTTCCTCGGCGGCAGCTTCGGCGTGGACAACGCCAGCGACTACAAGCAATACGCCGGTAGCCTCTACCTGCGTTACATGTTCGAGGACATGACCGGCCCGATGAGCCTGCCGGTCAGCCCTTACGCCTCTCCCTACTCGAATCCGAACTGA
- the bcsA gene encoding UDP-forming cellulose synthase catalytic subunit, which produces MNSAVQLPRAPDAGRADARLDAWSERLKDCPRWMRLGLIGGGSLLAAALLFCAISAPLDLASQSFFAVLCFGSALLIRRLPGRLPILALIVLSLVASLRYMYWRLTATLGFDTWLSAFFGYGLVAAEFYALVVLVFGYVQTAWPLRRRPQLMQGDPAEWPTVDVFIPTYNEALSIVKLSIFAAQAIDWPKDKLRVHVLDDGRREEFRDFCRRIGVNYLTRGDNKHAKAGNLNAALKVTDGEYVAIFDCDHVPTRSFLQIGIGWFLRDPKLAMLQTPHFFFSPDPFEKNLDTFRAVPNEGELFYGLVQDGNDLWNATFFCGSCAILRRSTLEEVGGVAVETVTEDAHTALKLNRAGYNTAYLAIPQAAGLATESLSRHIAQRIRWARGMAQIFRTDNPLLGKGLNIGQRICYANAMLHFFYGLPRLVFLTAPLAYLVFGAEIFHASALMISAYALPHLFHANLTNSRIQGRFRHSFWNEVYETVLAWYIMPPVLMALVNPKFGGFNVTDKGGIIDREFFDWKLARPYIILLLVNLAGLACGIQQLVWGDPATRTTVLINLAWTLYNLVITSAAVAVASETRQVRAEPRVRATLPIRVTLADGRQMFCQTQDFSQSGLGLRLPEDTHLDYGEAIRVSLFRNNKSCDFDATVVFSKGNLIGAQFAPLTLRQQSELVRLTFARADTWAETWGNGKHDTPLAALREVSSIGWGGLLSLLQATLSLSRERAKRAKNTSSKPLETLPDPS; this is translated from the coding sequence ATGAACAGCGCCGTTCAGCTGCCCCGGGCACCGGACGCAGGACGCGCCGACGCGCGCCTCGACGCCTGGTCCGAACGCCTCAAGGACTGCCCGCGCTGGATGCGCCTGGGCCTGATCGGCGGTGGCTCTCTGCTCGCTGCGGCGCTGCTCTTCTGCGCTATCAGCGCGCCGCTGGACCTCGCCAGCCAGAGCTTCTTCGCCGTGCTCTGCTTCGGCTCGGCGCTGCTGATCCGCCGCCTGCCGGGACGCCTGCCGATCCTGGCGCTGATCGTCCTCTCGCTGGTCGCCTCACTGCGCTACATGTACTGGCGCCTGACCGCGACCCTGGGCTTCGACACCTGGCTCTCGGCCTTCTTCGGCTACGGCCTGGTGGCGGCGGAGTTCTATGCGCTGGTGGTGCTGGTCTTCGGCTACGTGCAGACCGCCTGGCCGCTGCGCCGGCGCCCGCAGCTGATGCAGGGCGACCCCGCCGAGTGGCCGACCGTGGACGTGTTCATCCCGACCTACAACGAGGCGCTGAGCATCGTCAAACTGAGCATCTTCGCCGCCCAGGCCATCGACTGGCCAAAGGACAAGCTGCGCGTCCACGTGCTCGACGATGGCCGCCGCGAGGAGTTCCGCGACTTCTGCCGGCGCATCGGGGTCAACTACCTGACCCGCGGCGACAACAAGCACGCCAAGGCCGGCAACCTCAACGCCGCCCTCAAGGTCACCGACGGCGAGTACGTCGCCATCTTCGACTGCGACCACGTGCCCACCCGCTCCTTCCTGCAGATCGGCATCGGCTGGTTCCTTCGCGACCCGAAGCTGGCGATGCTGCAGACGCCGCACTTCTTCTTCTCGCCCGACCCGTTCGAGAAGAACCTCGACACCTTCCGCGCCGTGCCCAACGAGGGCGAGCTGTTCTACGGCCTGGTGCAGGACGGCAACGACCTGTGGAACGCCACCTTCTTCTGCGGCTCCTGCGCCATCCTGCGTCGCAGCACCCTGGAGGAAGTCGGCGGCGTGGCGGTGGAAACCGTCACCGAGGACGCCCACACCGCGCTCAAGCTCAACCGCGCCGGCTACAACACCGCGTACCTGGCAATCCCGCAAGCCGCGGGCCTGGCCACCGAGAGCCTGTCGCGCCACATCGCCCAGCGCATCCGCTGGGCACGGGGCATGGCGCAGATCTTCCGCACCGACAACCCGCTGCTGGGCAAGGGCCTGAACATCGGCCAGCGCATCTGCTACGCCAACGCCATGCTGCACTTCTTCTACGGCCTGCCGCGCCTGGTGTTCCTCACCGCGCCGCTGGCCTACCTGGTGTTCGGCGCGGAGATCTTCCACGCCTCGGCGCTGATGATCAGCGCCTACGCGCTGCCCCACCTGTTCCACGCCAACCTAACCAACTCGCGCATCCAGGGGCGCTTCCGCCATTCGTTCTGGAACGAGGTCTACGAGACGGTGCTGGCCTGGTACATCATGCCGCCGGTGCTGATGGCCCTGGTCAACCCGAAGTTCGGCGGCTTCAACGTGACCGACAAGGGCGGCATCATCGACCGCGAGTTCTTCGACTGGAAGCTCGCCCGGCCCTACATCATCCTCCTGCTGGTGAACCTGGCCGGCCTGGCCTGCGGCATCCAGCAGCTGGTCTGGGGCGACCCGGCGACGCGCACCACGGTGCTGATCAACCTGGCCTGGACCCTCTACAACCTGGTCATCACCAGTGCCGCCGTCGCCGTGGCGAGCGAGACCCGCCAGGTGCGCGCCGAACCGCGGGTGCGCGCCACCCTGCCGATCCGCGTCACCCTCGCCGACGGCCGCCAGATGTTCTGCCAGACCCAGGACTTCTCCCAGAGCGGCCTGGGCCTGCGCCTGCCCGAAGACACCCACCTGGACTACGGCGAAGCCATCCGCGTCTCGTTGTTCCGCAACAACAAGAGCTGCGACTTCGACGCCACCGTGGTGTTCAGCAAGGGCAACCTGATCGGCGCGCAATTCGCCCCCCTGACCCTGCGCCAGCAGAGCGAGCTGGTGCGCCTGACCTTCGCCCGCGCCGACACCTGGGCCGAGACCTGGGGCAACGGCAAGCACGACACCCCGCTGGCCGCCCTGCGCGAAGTCAGCAGCATCGGTTGGGGCGGCCTGCTGTCGCTGCTGCAAGCCACCCTCAGTCTCAGCCGCGAACGCGCCAAGCGCGCCAAGAACACTTCCTCGAAACCGCTCGAAACGCTCCCGGACCCCTCATGA